The proteins below come from a single Triticum aestivum cultivar Chinese Spring chromosome 5D, IWGSC CS RefSeq v2.1, whole genome shotgun sequence genomic window:
- the LOC123124355 gene encoding uncharacterized protein → MEAGVDVLDAVYQNAITMDEDTMEPDEESVAAVHFFLLLLGEAPRSEVFKTIIFSTITTKKVKQCQSTGLVYDSLAKNWNKLCKCVCHLRLMVIEALMEANLRVERPNVIKPAEPHHTLVDLFKEMTIHKRKAQYKCSSIAMDDKLRQVYGLLKERGADGKYVYSESAYKNIMKCLSLIRYSSVVIGLMVREKPYTYPMFLIDTNDTSVKYVADELLFWDKYKSFEKDHKAAFESKDRVECECQYSLVMRFLPDTTPFLRRWGYSASLSIEEINLWCDTFKSKTPSMGEVPAGKFVIREWRKVNLELETKLKALIVFIGENYLGD, encoded by the exons ATGGAGGCGGGGGTTGATGTTCTCGATGCTGTTTATCAGAATGCTATTACCATGGATGAGGATACCATGGAACCGGATGAAGAATCTGTGGCAGCCGTCCACTTCTTTCTTTTACTCTTGGGTGAAGCGCCGCGGTCTGAAGTTTTCAAGACAATCATCTTTAGCACCATCACAACAAAGAAAGTTAAGCAATGTCAATCAACCGGTCTTGTCTATGACTCGCTTGCTAAAAATTGGAATAAGTTGTGCAAATGTGTGTGCCATCTACGGCTGATGGTAATAGAGGCTCTCATGGAAGCAAACTTAAGGGTTGAGAGACCAAATGTCATCAAACCGGCTGAACCTCATCACACTTTGGTTGATTTGTTTAAAGAAATGACAATACACAAACGAAAGGCCCAGTACAAGTGTAGCTCAATTGCAATGGATGACAAACTCCGGCAAGTATATGGATTATTGAAGGAAAGAGGTGCTGATGGCAAGTATGTTTACAGCGAAAGTGCCTACAAAAACATCATGAAGTGCTTGTCTTTGATACGGTACTCATCTGTGGTGATTGGGCTTATGGTCAGAGAGAAGCCATATACTTATCCCATGTTCCTTATTGACACTAATGACACGTCTGTGAAGTATGTtgctgatgaactcttgttttgggaTAAGTATAAATCTTTCGAAAAAGATCACAAGGCAGCTTTTGAGTCAAAAGATCGTGTTGAATGTGAG TGCCAATATTCACTTGTTATGAGATTTCTTCCTGATACAACTCCGTTTCTACGGCGGTGGGGTTATTCAGCATCGTTAAGCATTGAAGAAATTAACTTGTGGTGTGACACGTTTAAATCGAAGACTCCCAG CATGGGTGAAGTACCAGCCGGAAAGTTTGTTATTCGTGAGTGGAGGAAGGTGAATTTAGAACTGGAAACCAAGTTAAAGGCTCTGATTGTCTTCATTGGAGAAAATTATCTGGGTGACTGA